The following proteins come from a genomic window of Kocuria palustris:
- a CDS encoding carboxymuconolactone decarboxylase family protein — protein MSHIDLSEHPAYKAMLRMDGEAAKAVAAAGLDPLLAELVKIRVSQLNGCAFCLRMHTRDALQMGETTDRLSVVAAWWESQYFTGQEQAALGLAEEITRLSVPERTDWDDGSLNDEQVAAISWLAIVMNSWNRIAIRSHYPVGPDSE, from the coding sequence ATGTCGCACATCGATCTCTCCGAGCACCCCGCCTACAAGGCCATGCTGCGCATGGACGGCGAGGCCGCCAAGGCCGTCGCCGCGGCGGGCCTCGACCCGCTGCTGGCCGAGCTGGTGAAGATCCGCGTCTCCCAGCTCAACGGGTGCGCCTTCTGCCTGCGCATGCACACGCGCGATGCCCTGCAGATGGGCGAGACCACGGATCGGCTGTCCGTGGTGGCCGCCTGGTGGGAGTCGCAGTACTTCACCGGGCAGGAGCAGGCCGCGCTGGGGCTGGCCGAGGAGATCACCCGCCTCTCGGTCCCCGAGCGCACCGACTGGGACGACGGCTCCCTGAACGACGAGCAGGTCGCCGCGATCAGCTGGCTGGCCATCGTCATGAACTCGTGGAACCGGATCGCGATCCGCAGCCACTACCCCGTCGGCCCGGACTCCGAGTGA